The Cellulomonas flavigena DSM 20109 DNA segment CGAGCCCCGCGGCGGCCTCGGCCAGACCGAGCGCGTCGTCGACGGTCCTGCCCCGGACCTGCTCGGTCGCGTCCGGCGTGGGCTCCGCGGGCGGCGGCGTCTCGAGCCGCAGGCCGCACCCGGCGAGCACGGCCGCCACGGCCACCAGCGCGACGGCGCGGCGGGACGACGTCCGGCGAGCGGAGCGGGACGGGAGCAGCAGGGCGCGGTGACGGGACATCGGCGCGATCCTGCCACGACCGTCGCACCGCGCCGGGCACGTCGGACCCAGTACCGGGGAGTCGTTAGGCTGGTGGGACAACGTCACAGGGTCGCCGTCTGCGCCCCGCCGTGCAGGACAGACGACAGGAGGCCAGGTCATGGGCGCGCCAGCTACCGCACCCCGGGTGCGGGAGGTCGTGGAGACCGCCGTGACCGGCGCGGGCCTGCTGCTCGACGGGCTGGAGGTGGCCGGGAGCGGGCGCAGCACCGTGGTCCGCGTCACCGTGGACCTCGCGGACGACGACCCGGGCACCCTCGACCTGGACCGGGTGGGCGACGTCACGCGCGCCGTCTCGGACGCGCTGGACGCCGCGGACGTGCTCCCGGGCGCATACACGCTCGAGGTCGGCAGCCCGGGGGCGGAGCGCCCGCTGACGCTGGCCCGCCACTGGCGCCGCGCCCGCGGCCGCACCGTGCTGGTGCGACGCACGGACGGCACGACGCTCACGGGGCGCCTCGACGGCGTCGCGGACGGCGACGCGCCGGAGCTCGTCGTGGTGCCGGTGACGGACCCCGGCAAGGGGCGACGCCCGGTCGTGGGCGCACCGGTGACGTTGGCGTGGGACGACGTGCGCGACGCACGGGTGCAGGTGGACCTCGCCGCGGTGCGCGAGGCCGACGAGGAGGCCGGGCCGCAGGACGGCACGGGGAGGGGCTGACGTGGACATCGACATGCAGGCGCTGCGACTCATCGAGCGCGAGCGGGAGATCAGTCTCGACGTGCTCGTCGAGGCCATCGAGCAGGCGCTCCTGTCCGCCTACCACCGCACCCCCGGCGCACGCTCGCGAGCGCGGGTGGAGCTCGACCGCCGGACCGGGCACGTGACGGTCTGGGCGCGGGATCCCGCGCCCGAGGCCCCGGCCCCGGAGGTGGCCGAGGACGGGACCGTGGTGGCCGTGGCCCCCGCACCCGAGATGCCCGAGTACGACGACACGCCCGAGGGCTTCGGGCGCATCGCGACCGCCACCGCACGCCAGGTCATCGTGCAGCGGCTGCGTGACGCCGAGGACGACCAGGTGCTCGGCACGTTCCGCAGCAAGGCCGGCGAGGTGCTCGGCGGCGTGATCCAGCAGGGCCGCGACCCGCGCACGGTCCTGGTCGACGTCGGCGGTGTCGAGGCCGTCCTGCCGGCCCACGAGCAGGTGCCCGGCGAGAGGTACGTGCACGGCGAGCGGCTGCGGGCCTTCGTGCTGGAGGTCGCGCGGGGGCAGCGCGGGCCCCAGATCACGCTGTCGCGCACGCACCCGAACCTCGTCCGCAAGCTCTTCGCCCTCGAGGTGCCGGAGATCGCCGACGGGACGGTCGAGATCACCGCGATGGCCCGTGAGGCCGGGCACCGCACCAAGATGGCGGTGCGGGCGAACGTCGCCGGCGTCAACGCCAAGGGCGCGTGCATCGGCCCGATGGGCGGGCGCGTGCGCGCCGTCATGGCAGAGCTGCACGGCGAGAAGATCGACATCGTCGACCACTCGGACGACCCGGCCGAGATGATCGCCCACGCGCTGTCCCCGGCGCGCGTCCTCGACGTGAGGGTCGTCGACGCGGCCGCCCGTGCGGCGCGCGTCGTGGTGCCCGACTACCAGCTGTCGCTCGCGATCGGCAAGGAGGGGCAGAACGCCCGTCTCGCCGCGAAGCTCACCGGCTGGCGGATCGACATCCGCTCCGACGCCGAGCCTGCCGCCGGGACGGCCGGTGCGGCCTCCGTGCGCGGTGCCGACGACGCGGGCGCGGGGGCCTCCGGTCACGTCCGGTGACAGGGCGCGGTAGACTCTCCGAGGCTGGGCCGGCTGCCCGGCTCTCCTCGCCGAGCAGGCGGAACCCCGATCCCGCGCATCCCGTGCCCGAACCGGGTCCTGTCCGCACGTGCGTGGGGTGCCGTGCGACCGGTCGCAGGTCGGCCCTGCTGAGGGTGGTGCTGTCCGACGTGGGCGCGGGGGAACCTGCGCTCGTGGCGGACGAGCGCCGCAGGATGCCGGGCCGGGGTGCGTGGCTGCACCCCGACCAGCGTTGTCTCGAGCTCGCCGTGCGACGGCGGGCGTTCGGGCGGGCGCTGCGGTACACGGGCCCCCTGGGGACCGAGGCCGTGGAGCGCGCCGTGACGCGGCTCGCCGCGCAGCAGCCACAGCACAGCACCACGGTGCCGGACCCGACGTCCGGTACCGACCGTCGATGAGGAAAGCGGGTTGGAAGCCGATGGCGACCCGATGAGCACGCACCGATGAGTACCCAGCGATGAGTACCCAGCACTAACGACGGTCCGACCCTGTCCGGGGCGGACCAGGACAGGAGAGATGTGGCCAAGGTCCGCGTCTACGAGCTCGCGAAGGAGCTCGGGGTCGACAGCAAGACCATCATGACCAAGCTCAACGAGCTCGGAGAGTTCGTCCGCTCGGCGTCGTCGACGATCGAGCCCCCCGTCGTGCGCAAGCTGCGCGACACGTACCCCGTCGGTGGGTCCGGCGGCCGCCCGACGGCGCCCAAGGCCCCGGCGGCGCCCAAGGCCCCCGCCGCGGCGCGCCCCGCCGCGCCCGCGGCCCCCGCCGCACCGGCGCCGGCTGCTCCCGCGGCGGCCGCCCCGCAGGCCCCGGCCGACTCCGCGCCGGCGGCTCCGGCACCGGCTGCCACGGCAGCGGTCGCGCAGGCCCCGGCCCCGCAGGCTCCCGCGCCGCAGGCGCCGACCGCGCGTCCCGCTCCCGCCGCTCCCGCAGCGCGCCCCGGCGCACCGCGTCCCGGTGGTGGCGGCAGCGGCGGTGGCGGTGCACGTCCCGGCGCGCCGCGTCCTGCGGCCCGTCCGGGCAACAACCCCTTCGCGCCCGCCCAGGGCATGCCGCGCCAGGGCGAGCGCCCCGGCGGGCCGCGCCCCGGTGGGCCGCGTCCGGGCAACAACCCGTTCGCACCGTCCCAGGGCATGCCGCGTCCCGGCGACCGCCGTCCGGCCGCCGAGGGCGCGCCCGCGGCTGCCGCCGGCGACCGTCCCGGTGGGCCCCGTCCCGGCGGTCCGCGTCCCGGTGGTCCGCGCCCGAACCCGGGCATGATGCCCGGTCGCACGCAGAGCGGTGTCGGCCGCCCCGGTGAGCGCCCCGCGCCCGCCGGTCGCGGAGGCGGCGGCGGTCGCGGCGGCTACGGTGGCGGCCCCGGCCGTCCTGGTGGCGGCGGTGCACCCGGTGGCGGCGGCGGGTTCGCCGGTCGTCCCGGTGGTGGCGGTCGTCCCGGTGGCGCCGGTCGCGGCTCCACCCAGGGTGCGTTCGGTCGTGCCGGCGGTCGCCCCGTCCGCGGCCGCAAGTCGAAGCGGGCGAAGCGCCAGGAGTTCGAGCAGATGCAGGCGCCGTCGCTGGGCGGCGTCTCCGTCCCGCGCGGCAACGGCAAGACGGTCGTCCGCCTGCGCCACGGCTCGTCGCTGAACGACTTCGCCGACAAGATCGACGCGAACCCCGCCTCGCTCGTCACCGTGCTGTTCCACCTCGGTGAGATGGCCACCGCGACCCAGTCGCTCGACGAGGACACGTTCGGCACGCTCGCGGCCGAGCTCGGCTACGTCATCGAGATGGTCTCGGCCGAGGAGGAGGACCGCGAGCTGCTCGGGGCCTTCGACATCGACCTGGACGCCGAGCTCGAGGCCGAGGGCGACGACGTGCTCGAGGCGCGTCCGCCCGTCGTCACCGTCATGGGCCACGTCGACCACGGCAAGACCAAGCTCCTCGACGCCATCCGGTCCACGGACGTCGTCGCGGGCGAGGCCGGCGGCATCACCCAGCACATCGGTGCGTACCAGGTGCGCACGGAGCACGAGGGCATCGACCGCGCGATCACGTTCATCGACACCCCGGGTCACGAGGCGTTCACCGCCATGCGTGCCCGCGGTGCGCAGGTCACGGACATCGCCATCCTCGTGGTCGCGGCCGACGACGGCGTGATGCCTCAGACGATCGAGGCGCTGAACCACGCGCAGTCGGCCAACGTGCCGATCGTCGTCGCGGTCAACAAGGTGGACAAGGAGTCGGCGAACCCCGACAAGATCCGCCAGCAGCTCACCGAGTACAACCTCGTGGCCGAGGAGTACGGCGGCGACACCATGTTCGTCGACGTCTCCGCCAAGCAGCGCATGGGGATCGACGAGCTGCTCGAGGCGGTCCTGCTCACGGCGGACGCCGCGCTCGACATGCGCGCCAACCCGGACAAGGACGCGCGCGGTGTCGCGATCGAGGCGAACCTCGACAAGGGCCGCGGGGCCGTCGCCACGGTGCTCGTGCAGTCCGGCACGCTGCAGGTCGGCGACGCGATCGTCGCCGGCACGGCCCACGGCCGCGTCCGCGCGATGCTCGACGAGCACGGCGAGAACGTGACCGAGGCCGGCCCGGCCCGTCCCGTGCAGGTCCTCGGCCTGTCGTCGGTGCCCCGCGCGGGCGACACCTTCCTGGTGGCGCCCGACGAGCGCACCGCGCGGCAGATCGCGGAGAAGCGCGAGGCGGCCGAGCGTGCCGCCCTCCTGGCCAAGCGCCGCAAGCGCATCAGCCTCGAGGACTTCACGCAGGCGCTGCAGCAGGGCAAGGTCGAGACCCTCAACCTCGTTCTCAAGGGCGACGTGTCGGGTGCGGTCGAGGCCCTCGAGGACGCGCTGCTCAAGATCGACGTCGGCGACGAGGTCGACCTGCGCGTCATCCACCGCGGGGTGGGTGCCATCACGCAGAACGACGTCAACCTGGCGACGGTCGACAACGCGATCATCATCGGCTTCAACGTGAAGCTCGCGCCGCGCGTCGAGGAGCTGGCGGACCGCGAGGGCGTCGACGTGCGCTTCTACTCGGTCATCTACCAGGCGATCGACGACGTCGAGGCCGCCCTCAAGGGCATGCTCAAGCCGGAGTACGAGGAGGTGCAGCTCGGTAGCGCCGAGGTGCGCGAGATCTTCCGCTCCTCGAAGTTCGGCAACATCGCCGGTTCCATCGTGCGCTCGGGCGAGATCCGACGGAACTCCAAGGCGCGCGTGCTCCGCAAGGGCAAGCTCATCGGGGACAACCTCACGATCGAGTCCCTCAAGCGGTTCAAGGACGACGCGACCGAGGTCCGCGAGGGCTACGAGTGCGGTATCGGCCTGGGGTCGTTCAACGACCTGCAGCTCGAGGACGTCATCGAGACGTACGAGATGCGGGAGAAGCCGCGGTCGTGATGTTCGTTGCTCGGGGGTGAGTCCGTTCGTCGGCTCACCCCCGGGCGGCCTCCGGGAGCGTACGGCGGGCCTACCGCGGGGCTGGCGGCCCGTGCCAGGCCCACCACGGCCCGCCGCACCGCTCCCTGCGGCCACCCTCGTCAGTCGTCAGATCCCCCGCCCGCGGTGGTGGAGGGGGCTGGAAGGAAGGCAGGACCATGGCCGACACAGGGCGGGCGCGGAAGCTGGCGGAGCGGATCCAGCAGGTGGTCGCGCAGATGATCGACACGCGGGTCAAGGACCCGCGGCTGGGGTTCGTCACGGTGACCGACGTGCGCGTGACCGGTGACCTCCAGCACGCGGACGTGTACTACACGGTGCTCGGCGACGACGAGTCGCGCGAGGGGTCTGCCAAGGCGCTCGAGAGCGCCAAGGGCATGATCCGTTCGGAGGTCGGCAAGCAGACCGGCATCCGACTCACGCCGACCCTCGCGTTCCACCTCGACGCGGTGCCGGAGACTGCTGCGCACCTCGAGGAAGCGCTGTCCGAGGCGGCACGGCGCGATGCCGAGGTCGCCCGACTGGCCGCGAGCGCACGGTACGCCGGCGAGGCCGACCCCTACCGGCACGCCGAGGACGACGACGAGCGCTGAGCCGCTCGTGCGCGGCCGGGATCAGCCGAACCACTCGCGCACGCGCTCGGCGACGGCCCGTTCGAACAGGTCGTCGTCGTGGCGCCCGCGCAGCCACGCCTGGAAGTCGCCGCCGACGCACGCATCCAGCTCGGCCCGGCACGCGTCGGGCTCGCGGACCGCGTGCAGCAGCAGGGCCTCGGCCTGTGCGGGGTCCGAGTACAGGAACGGGTACCGCGCGGGGAGGATCGCGCGCGCCCATGCCAGGTCGGGGAACACGCCGATCGCCCCTGCGACGAGGGCCTCGACGTACTCGAGGCCGTACGACTCGTCGACCGAGGTCGCGAGGAACGCGGTGGTGCGGGACAGGGCCTGCCAGTACGACTCACGGTCCGAGGTGAGCGGACCGACCCACGTCCAGTCGTGCTGGGAGAACCGCATGGCGAGCTCGGTAGCCAGGTGCTGCTCGTGCAGTCGCATCTCCACGACCAGCGGCACCTGCCGGCGCACCTGCTCGACGACGTCGACGAACAGGCGCGGCTGCTTGCGCTCCGACAGGTAGATCGCGGGGTACAGCACGACGGGTACGTCGGTCGGCGTGCGCGGCTGGACGTGCTCGAGCCGGATCCCCAGGTCCACCCACGCGACGACCGCCCGCTCGGCGAGCGGCGGCACCGCGAGCATGCGCACGACCTCGCGGATCTCCGACGCCGTGCGCTCGGAGTTCGCGAACGTCGGGAACAGGGCGCACGACAGGGCGAGCATCGCGCGCGCCACCCGGTGGGTGTGGTGCGTCGAGACGTTCCACCACAGGAAGTTCATGACGTTCGGCTCGTCGCCGTGGCGGGCCAGCACGCGCCAGATCTCGGGGGAGTCGAGGACGTCCATGTTGATGACGACGGTGGACGCGGCGTCGACAGCGGTCAGCGGCACGACGTCCACGGGCCCGGTGCGCGGCCGCGGGCCGACCAGGACGGCGCCGGGGAACACCCGCAGCAGTCGTCGCACGAGGGTGGCGCCCGCGTCGTGGCCGGCCACGTACCCGTCGTCGTCGAGGACGGGCAGGCCCGCGGGGTTGGTGTAGGCGATGGCGATCTGCACGGCTGCCTCCCGTCAGCCGGCCGGCCGAGCGACGGGTTGGGCGTCCGGTGCCGCTTCGGGGGCCCGAGCCGTGGGGACGGCGTCGTGACGAGGCGTGGGTGCCGCGGCGTCCGCGTGGGTGTCCGCCGGGGTGTCCTCGCCGGGTGGCATCGGTGTGCCGGGGCCCCGGTCCGTCTCCGGCTCGGGCGGCAGGGGTGCGCGGCCGCCGTCGCGGGTCCGGCCGATCCGCATGCCGTAGAACGAGCGGTGCACGCACCACAGCGACGCCGCGCCGAGCACCACGGCCAGCACGGCGACCAGGGTGCCGTGCCCCTGGTCACGCAGCGACACCGCGAGCTCCACGGCGAGCAGGCCGAACAGGGTCGTGAACTTGATGACCGGGTTCAGCGCCACGGAGGAGGTGTCCTTGTACGGGTCGCCGACGGTGTCACCGACGATCGTCGCGTCGTGCAGCGGCGTGCCCTTGGCGTTGAGGTCGACCTCGACGATCTTCTTGGCGTTGTCCCACGCGCCACCCGCGTTCGCCATGAAGATCGCCTGGTACAGGCCGAACACCGCGATCGAGACCAGGTAGCCGATGAAGAAGAACGGCTCGACGAACGCGAAGGCCAACGTCGTGAAGAACACCCCGAGGAACATCGTGAGCATCCCGCGCTGCGCGTACTGCGTGCAGATCTGCACGACCTCGCGCGACTGCTCGGCGCTGGCCCTCGTCACCCCGTCGAGGCGGATGGTGTCCTTGATGTAGGCGACGGCCCGGTGCGCCCCGGTCGTCACCGCCTGGATCGAGGCGCCGGTGAACCAGTAGATCACTGCCCCACCGGTGACCAGGCCCAGCAGGAACGGCGGGTGCAGCAGCGATAGGTGGTCGAGGTCGACGGTCAGGCCCTCGGTGAGGCTCATGATGATCGAGAAGATCATCGTGGTCGCGCCCACGACGGCCGTGCCGATGAGCACGGGCTTCGCGGTGGCCTTGAACGTGTTGCCCGCGCCGTCGTTCTCCTCGAGCATCCGCTTCGCGGACGCCCACTGCGGGGCCAGGTCGAAGTCGCGACGCAGCTCGTGCTCGATGCCGGGCAGGTCCTCGATCGTCGACAGCTCGTACACGCTCTGCGCGTTGTCCGTCACCGGTCCGTACGAGTCGACGGCGATCGTCACGGGCCCCATGCCGAGGAACCCGAAGGCCACCAGGCCGAAGGCGAACACCGCCGGCGCGGCCATCAGGGCGGCGAGCCCGAGCCCCGAGACGGCGTACGCGCCGCTCATCAGCGCGACGACGGCCATGCCCAGCCAGTACGCCGAGAAGTTGCCGGCCACGAGGCCCGACAGGATGTTGAGCGACGCCCCGCCCTCGCGCGAGCTCGTGACGACCTCGCGGACGTGACGTGACGCGGTCGACGTGAACACCTTGACGAGCTCGGGCACCAGGGCCCCTGCGAGCGTGCCGCAGGACACGATCGCGGCGAGCTTCCACCACAGGCCGTCGCCGTCACCGAGCGGCGACAGCACGAACCACGACGTCGCGAACGTGAGCACGGTGCTCAGGACGGACGTGACCCACACCAGCTGCGTCAGCGGGGCCTCGAAGTCCATGCGTGCCGCCGCGCGGAAGCGCCGGCGGGTCCACGCGTCGTTGGCGACGTACGACAGGCCGGAGGCGACGACCATGACGGCGCGCACCACGAACAGCCACACCAGCAGCCCGGCCTGCACGCCCGGGTCGTGCACGCCGAGCAGCACGAACGTCACCAGCGCGACCCCGGTGACGCCGTAGGTCTCGAACCCGTCGGCGCTGGGGCCGACCGAGTCCCCGGCGTTGTCACCGGTGCAGTCGGCGATCACGCCCGGGTTGCGCGCGTCGTCCTCCTTGATCCGGAAGGCGATCTTCATCAGGTCGGAGCCGATGTCCGCGATCTTGGTGAAGATCCCGCCCGCGATGCGCAGCGCGGCCGCCCCCAGGGACTCGCCGATCGCGAACCCGATGAAGCACGCACCGGCCACGCCCGGCGGCAGGAACAGCAGGATGACGAGCATCATGAGCAGCTCGAGGCTGATGAGCACCATCCCGATCGCCATGCCCGCCTGCAGCGGGATCCGGGCGACCGGCAGAGGCCGGCCGTGCAACGACGCGAACGCCGTCCGGGAGTTGGCGAACGTGTTCACCCGGATGCCGAACCACGCGACCGCGTACGAGCCCGCGATGCCGACGAGCGAGAACGCGATGACCACCGCCACCTTGCCCCACCCGAACCCGACGAGGACCTTGTAGTAGACGACGATCACCGTGGCGATCACCGCCCACAGCACGAGCAGGAAGCGTCCTTGCTGCAGCAGGTACTCCCGGCACGTCGCGTAGATCAGCTCCGAGACCTCGCGCATCGAGTGGTGCACCGGCAGCCGGCGCAGGCGCGTGAGCACGAACCCGCCGAACACGAGACCGAGTGCGCACACCACGAGGCCGAGGAGCAGCAGCGTGCGTCCGGGGACGCCGGCGAGGGCAGTGACCGCGCCGAGGTCCGGCAGCACGAGGTTCGCCTCGCCGCCGTGGACGTCCGCCGCGAGGTCGTCGCCCGGCGGAGCCGCGCACCCCGTCAGGACCAGTGCCCCGAGCACGGGGGCAGCGGCGCGGCGTCGGCGCGGGCGCCGACGCACGGAGGTGGTCTGCGGGACCTCGTCGTCCCGGCTCGCGGGTGCGTCCACGTCCCGCACGCTAGGGACGCGGGACGTCGTCCACACGTGACGAAGGTCACGGTTGAGGTCGTGCGGCTGGTCAGGGGTCCGGGCAGTCCCCCGAACGGACGTGCGGGAGCGTCGCCGGGCGCGAGGCTCGACGACGTGCGCGGCACCGCCCGGCCGAGGCCCGCTGATAACCTGCCCGCCATGCCGACCGCCCCGACGGCCCGGGGTGGGACGCGCCCCCCGGCCGGTCCTCGCCGCCCCACGGCCGCCGACGGCCTGCTCGTGGTCGACAAGCCCGCGGGCTGGACGAGCCACGACGTCGTCGCGCGCGTGCGACGCCTCGCGTCGACCCGCAAGGTCGGGCACGCCGGCACGCTCGACCCCATGGCCACGGGGGTGCTCGTCGTGGGCATCGGGCGGGCGACGCGTCTGCTCACGTACGTGACCGGGGCCGACAAGGACTACACGGCGACGGTGCGGCTCGGCGTGGTGACGACCACGGACGACGCCGAGGGCGAGACGCTCGCGCGGACCGACGCCTCCGGGATCGCGCGCGGCGACCTCGACGCGCAGGTCGCCGCCCTCACCGGCGACGTCCAGCAGGTGCCGAGCTCGGTGTCGGCGATCAAGGTCGACGGCCAGCGCGCGTACGCGCGCGTCCGCGCCGGCGAGGACGTCGAGCTCGCCGCGCGGCCCGTGCACGTCGCGCGGTTCGCCGTGCTCGACGTGCGGCCCGGTGTCGTCGACGAGGTGCCCGTGCTCGACGTCGACGTCGAGGTCACGTGCTCGTCGGGCACGTACGTGCGGGCGCTCGCGCGCGACCTCGGTGCGGCGCTCGGCGTCGGCGGGCACCTCACCGCGCTGCGGCGCACGCGGGTCGCCGGCTACGGGATCGAGCACGCACGGACCCTCGACGAGCTCGCCGGGGAGCCCGAGGACGTCGCCGTCCCCGTGCTGCCGCTCACCGACGCGGCGCGAGGTGTGCTGCCCGTGCGCGCGCTCACCGAGCCCGAGGCGCGTGCACTGTCCTACGGCCAGGGCATCGCCGCGGCGGACGAGCCGAGCGGTCCGGTCGCGGCGGTCGGCCCCGGCGACGTGCTCGTCGCGGTCGTCGAGCGGCGCGGCCCGCGGGTCGTGCCCGTCGTGGTCTTCGCACCCGCATCCTGACGTCCGAGGGTGTCGCGGTGGGGGCCGCCAGGGCCCGACGACCTGCCGAAACGATTCGGGGAAACGTTGTGCGCCGCTGGGCTTCCGGTTGGTCCGGTTCGCCCATAACCTGACGCACGCATGCCGAGCGCCCCCGTGCACGCCGAGGTCCTGGGAGCGCTCCCGACCCACGGGGAGACGACGTGGTTTCTCGAAGGACGCGCCGCGGACTGCGCGCCGCGACAGCCATCACCAGTGCGGGCGTTCTCGCCGCGATCGGGCTGCTGCCCGCAGTCGCGGCGGTCGACGACGCCTTCGACGACGGGCCGGGCGCGTGGATCGCGTACGGCACCGACGGGGACATCGACACCAGCTCCGGCGCGCTCTGCGTCGACGTGCCGGCCGGCTCCGCGCAGTACGGCGTGGGCGTCGTGCTGAACGGCGTGGCCGTGGAGGAGGGCGCGACCTACACGTTCGCGTACACCGCGAGCGCCTCGACGGACGTGACCATCCGGGCCCTCGTGGGCCAGAACGGCGCGCCCTACGGCACCGTGCTCGACACGACGCCGGCCCTGACCGCCGAGCCGACGGCCGTCGAGGAGACGTTCACCGCCTCCGCGTCCTACCCCGCCACGGCGACCGACGAGTCCCCCGAGGGGCAGATCGCGTTCCAGCTCGGCGGCTTCAGCGACGACGCGTGGACCTTCTGCCTCGACGACGTGTCGCTGAGCAGCGAGAGCGAGCTGCTGCCGCACACGTCGTTCGCCGAGGGGCTGGGCCCGTGGGGCCTGTACGGCACGGGCGACCCGGTCTTCGCGGACGGCGAGATGTGCGTCGAGGTCCCCGGGGGGTACAGCAACCCGTGGGACGCCGGCCTGTCGTTCACCGGCCTGCCGATCGAGGAGGGCGAGAACTACGTCCTCACGCTCACCGGCCGCACCGAGCCGGCGACGCCCGTGCGCGTCATCGTCGGCGAGGGCGGTGGCACCTACCGCATGGTGCTCGAGCAGTCGTCCGCGCCGCTGGGCACCGAGGCGACCACGCTCACCTACCCGTTCACCGCGAACACGTCCTTCCCGGCGGACGGCGACGCGCCCGGCCAGGTGGCGATCCACCTCGGCAAGACCGCGGGCTACACCTTCTGCCTCTCGGAGGTCTCGTTGAGCACGTCCGCCACGCCGCCGCCACCCTACGAGCCGGACACCGGCCCGCGCGTGCGCGTCAACCAGGTGGGCTACCTGCCGTTCGGCCCGAAGCGCGCGACGCTCGTCACCGACGCGACCGAGGCGGTCGCGTGGCAGCTCCTCGGCGCCGACGGCGACGAGGTGGCCGACGGTGAGTCGCAGCCGGTGGGCGCCGACGCGTCCTCGGGCGAGAACGTGCACGTCATCGACTTCTCCGACGTCACGGCGACCGGCGAGGGGCTGACGCTCGTGGCCGACGGCGAGACGAGCCACCCCTTCGCGATCGACGCGGACCTCTACGCGCAGCTGCGGTACGACGCGCTGAACTACTTCTACCTCGCGCGCTCGGGCATCGACATCGAGGCGTCCATCGTGGGGGAGGAGTACGCACGAGAGGCCGGTCACGTGGGCGTCGCTCCGAACCAGGGCGACACCGAGGTGCCCTGCATCGGTCCGCGTGACTACTACGACGGCTGGACCTGCGACTACACGCTCGACGTCACCGGCGGCTGGTACGACGCCGGTGACCACGGCAAGTACGTCGTCAACGGCGGCATCTCCGTCGCCCAGCTCCTGGCGACCTACGAGCGCACGCTGCACGTCGAGGGCGCGTCCACCGAGGCACTGGCCGACGGGACGCTGAACCTCCCCGAGCACGGCAACGGCGTGCCCGACGTGCTCGACGAGGCGCGCTGGGAGCTGGAGTGGATGCTGAAGATGGTGGCGCCGTCCGGTGAGTACGCCGGCATGGTGCACCACAAGATCCACGACGAGGGCTGGACCGGTCTGCCGCTCATGCCGGCGGACGACCCGCAGGCGCGCTCGCTGCACCGTCCCTCGACGGCGGCGACGCTCAACCTGGCGGCCGTGGCCGCGCAGGGCGCCCGACTGTTCAGCGAGTACGACCAGGAGTTCGCCGACACGCTGCTGGCCGTGGCGCGCAGCACGTACGAGGCGGCGCTCGCGCACCCCGACGTGTACGCGCCGGGTGCCGCGGGCAGCGACGGCGGTGGCCCGTACGACGACTCCGACGTGTCGGACGAGTTCTACTGGGCGGCGGCCGAGCTGTACGTCACGACCGGTGAGGCGCGCTACGCCACGGACCTCACGGCCAACCCGCACCACACGGGCGACGTCTTCCCGGCCGGCGGCTTCTACTGGGGCGGCGTGGCCGCACTGGGCCGGCTGACGCTCGCGACCGTGCCCAACGACCTGCCCGACCGTGACGAGGTGCAGGCGTCGGTCGTCGCGGCCGCCGGCCGGTACGTCGCCGCGCAGCAGGAGCACCCCTGGGGCTCGGTCTACTCGCCCGACGGCGGCGTGTACGCCTGGGGCTCGAACTCCTCGGTCGCGAACATCCTCGTGGTCGTGGGCACGGCGTACGACCTCACGGGCGACGTCACGTACCAGCGGGCGGCGCTCGAGGGGCTGGACTACCTGTTCGGCCGCAACGCGCTCAACCAGTCGTACGTGACCGACTGGGGCACGACGACGTCGCAGAACCAGCACTCGCGCTGGTTCGCCCACCAGCTCGACCCGGCGCTGCCGAACCCGCCGAAGGGCTCGCTCGCCGGCGGTCCGAACTCGCAGGTCAGCAC contains these protein-coding regions:
- the nusA gene encoding transcription termination factor NusA, encoding MDIDMQALRLIEREREISLDVLVEAIEQALLSAYHRTPGARSRARVELDRRTGHVTVWARDPAPEAPAPEVAEDGTVVAVAPAPEMPEYDDTPEGFGRIATATARQVIVQRLRDAEDDQVLGTFRSKAGEVLGGVIQQGRDPRTVLVDVGGVEAVLPAHEQVPGERYVHGERLRAFVLEVARGQRGPQITLSRTHPNLVRKLFALEVPEIADGTVEITAMAREAGHRTKMAVRANVAGVNAKGACIGPMGGRVRAVMAELHGEKIDIVDHSDDPAEMIAHALSPARVLDVRVVDAAARAARVVVPDYQLSLAIGKEGQNARLAAKLTGWRIDIRSDAEPAAGTAGAASVRGADDAGAGASGHVR
- the rbfA gene encoding 30S ribosome-binding factor RbfA; protein product: MADTGRARKLAERIQQVVAQMIDTRVKDPRLGFVTVTDVRVTGDLQHADVYYTVLGDDESREGSAKALESAKGMIRSEVGKQTGIRLTPTLAFHLDAVPETAAHLEEALSEAARRDAEVARLAASARYAGEADPYRHAEDDDER
- the rimP gene encoding ribosome maturation factor RimP: MGAPATAPRVREVVETAVTGAGLLLDGLEVAGSGRSTVVRVTVDLADDDPGTLDLDRVGDVTRAVSDALDAADVLPGAYTLEVGSPGAERPLTLARHWRRARGRTVLVRRTDGTTLTGRLDGVADGDAPELVVVPVTDPGKGRRPVVGAPVTLAWDDVRDARVQVDLAAVREADEEAGPQDGTGRG
- a CDS encoding YlxR family protein, which translates into the protein MLSDVGAGEPALVADERRRMPGRGAWLHPDQRCLELAVRRRAFGRALRYTGPLGTEAVERAVTRLAAQQPQHSTTVPDPTSGTDRR
- the infB gene encoding translation initiation factor IF-2, yielding MAKVRVYELAKELGVDSKTIMTKLNELGEFVRSASSTIEPPVVRKLRDTYPVGGSGGRPTAPKAPAAPKAPAAARPAAPAAPAAPAPAAPAAAAPQAPADSAPAAPAPAATAAVAQAPAPQAPAPQAPTARPAPAAPAARPGAPRPGGGGSGGGGARPGAPRPAARPGNNPFAPAQGMPRQGERPGGPRPGGPRPGNNPFAPSQGMPRPGDRRPAAEGAPAAAAGDRPGGPRPGGPRPGGPRPNPGMMPGRTQSGVGRPGERPAPAGRGGGGGRGGYGGGPGRPGGGGAPGGGGGFAGRPGGGGRPGGAGRGSTQGAFGRAGGRPVRGRKSKRAKRQEFEQMQAPSLGGVSVPRGNGKTVVRLRHGSSLNDFADKIDANPASLVTVLFHLGEMATATQSLDEDTFGTLAAELGYVIEMVSAEEEDRELLGAFDIDLDAELEAEGDDVLEARPPVVTVMGHVDHGKTKLLDAIRSTDVVAGEAGGITQHIGAYQVRTEHEGIDRAITFIDTPGHEAFTAMRARGAQVTDIAILVVAADDGVMPQTIEALNHAQSANVPIVVAVNKVDKESANPDKIRQQLTEYNLVAEEYGGDTMFVDVSAKQRMGIDELLEAVLLTADAALDMRANPDKDARGVAIEANLDKGRGAVATVLVQSGTLQVGDAIVAGTAHGRVRAMLDEHGENVTEAGPARPVQVLGLSSVPRAGDTFLVAPDERTARQIAEKREAAERAALLAKRRKRISLEDFTQALQQGKVETLNLVLKGDVSGAVEALEDALLKIDVGDEVDLRVIHRGVGAITQNDVNLATVDNAIIIGFNVKLAPRVEELADREGVDVRFYSVIYQAIDDVEAALKGMLKPEYEEVQLGSAEVREIFRSSKFGNIAGSIVRSGEIRRNSKARVLRKGKLIGDNLTIESLKRFKDDATEVREGYECGIGLGSFNDLQLEDVIETYEMREKPRS